The nucleotide sequence TCGCCGATGCTGTTCCATCGCTAGAGAAGCTAGGGTATCAGCCGTTTCTCCTGACTGTGTAACCCCAATGGTGATTGTATTTGGTCTGAGGGGAGTGGGTGCATAACGCGCTTCTGAAGCATATTGTACAATAGTAGGAATACCTGCTAATTGTTCTAGTAAATATTTACCAACTAAACTGGCGTGCCAACTGGTTCCACAGGCTAAAATTTCAATTTGTTCTAAATCTTGATACCAGCTAGAAGGAATACTTAAATGGATGGGTGAGGGTGTTTTTTTCTCAGAAGATTTTTTAGCGGATTTTTCTAAGGTTTTTTCAAGATCTCCTTCCCATTCCTGATCTAAATAAGCTTGTAAACAATCCCGAACAACTCCGGGTTGTTCATGGATTTCTTTGAGCATGAAATGTTTGAAAACGTGCTTTTCAACTAAAGTAGGACTCCAATTGAGAATCCGAGGAACTTTATGCAAACGTTCTCCAGCAAACGTATAAATTTCCACACCCAAATGGGTTAAACGAGCAATTTCACCATTTTCTAAACTTAAAACGGCTTGGGTATAAGGAACTAAAGCGGGAGTATCGGAGGCACAGAAAAATTCCCCTTGACCTAACCCAATGGATAAGGGAGCTTGTTGACGGGCAACAATTAATTCATTAGGATAATCTGCACATAAAACGGCAATGGCAAAGGCTCCTTCTAAACGATTAACCGCTTTAATAACAGCATCTAAAAAAGTGATTTTTTCTGAATTTTTAGCTGTTAAAATATCAGCAATTAAATGAGGGATTACTTCTGTATCCGTATCCGATTTAAACTCATAGCCTTTAGCTTTTAATTCTTCTCGTAATTCTCGATAATTTTCGACAATTCCATTCTGAACTACCGCCACTCGTCCTTTATGATCCAGGTGAGGATGGGCGTTTCGTTCTTCGGGTTTGCCATGGGTCGCCCAGCGTGTATGACCAATACCAATACTAGAAGGCATTTCAATCTGGGCTAATTTTTCCCGCAGATTATAGAGTTTTCCTTTGGCGCGGACAGAATGGATATTTCCTTCCCAAATCGTCGCTAAACCCGCAGAATCATAACCCCGATACTCCAGTTTTTCTAATCCTGCGATTAAAATCTCACTGGCGACTTGAGTTCCAATATAACCTACAATTCCACACATAACTTCACAACTCCTACTTTAATTGCCTTGATCTTACAATTGGGAACTATTCTATTCCGGTGGCCGATCAAGAAGCTATAGAACGTAACCCACCATTTCACCCTATTGAGTTCCAGTGCGTCAGTCCTGGTACTATATTGACGACGCAGACATTAGGGAAATCCAGTGGAGCCAAATTTTCAACCTCTCAATCCTGATAATCCAGGGGTACGGGAAGTCATGCAATATATGTTGTCACGTCGTCAGTTTTTTGTGTTAGGGACTGGCTCTTTTGTGACAACACTGATGCTTTCAAGTGTAACAGGGGAAGCTGAATCTGCCCCAAATACCGATGTTTATTCTGCAAGCAATTCAATTAAAAGTGAGGTAAAAACGATGGATATTCAGCCCACTAATCCTGACTATTTTATTCCCAATCGATTTCAAGGAAAAACAATTTTAATTACAGGTGCGGCGACGGGAATAGGATCGGCTACGGCCATTAGAGCCGCCCGTGAGGGTGCTAATGTGGTGGGAGTTGACCGCAAGGAAAAAGAACTCAATCAGACCATTAGCAAGATTAAAGGGGAAGGACATAATGCGATCGCAATTGTTGGGAATGTTGTAGAAACAGCATTGTGCGATCGTATGGTAACAGAAGCGGTGAACGTCTTTGGCGGTATCAATTTGGCGCTGAATGCGGCGGGAGTCATGGATGGAGGAGATCCGGCTCAACCCCTGAATTTTGAAGGTCAACGCAATTTATTGCCTAATTCAATTCATCTGGCTACTGATGAATATTGGGATGCTGTGGTAGCAACGAATACAACGGGTGTATTTAAGTCGATGCGCTCAGAATTGCGACAGATGGTAGAACAAGGTAAAGGGGGAGCTATTGTTAATATTGGTTCAATCGCAGGCTTAACCGGATTAGCCGGAAATCCAGCCTATGTTGCGAGTAAACACGGAGTTACAGGTTTAACGCGAAATGCAGCCCTAGATTATGCCCCTTACGGGATTCGTATCAACTCAGTTAATATGGCGGCCACAGATACACCAATGGTAGCCAGAGCGGGTGAATTTGTGCAAGCCAGCAAAAAATCTGGAGAGGGTAGCTCTATGGGTGGACTCAAACTCCAGAGCATTTTGTCTGCTGTTGATTCTAAAAATCGTTCGGCTACGGTTTGGGAACAAGGGGCAATTATTCTGTTTCTTTTGTCTCCAGATGCTTCTAATTTAACGGGTTGTACTTATGCAACGGATGGAGGTTGGACGGCTTACTAAAGAGAAGAGATTTCGACGGAGTGTAATAGCCTAGCTACCAAAATTATATAATATGAAATCCTTAAGCATTTGCTATCAATAATAAATGGGGTAACTCATCACTTTTGAATATCTCCTATTTCCTATTTTATTGTCCCCTCTGTTCCCTTTTCCCTCTAGTATTAATTTAAGGATTTCATATCAGAATTAACGGCTTACAACAACCCAATTTATAAAGTAACTGCAATTTTATTGTGTTGTTGACGATAGCGATAATAAGCCGCACAAGCACCTTC is from Planktothrix sp. FACHB-1365 and encodes:
- the glmS gene encoding glutamine--fructose-6-phosphate transaminase (isomerizing), producing the protein MCGIVGYIGTQVASEILIAGLEKLEYRGYDSAGLATIWEGNIHSVRAKGKLYNLREKLAQIEMPSSIGIGHTRWATHGKPEERNAHPHLDHKGRVAVVQNGIVENYRELREELKAKGYEFKSDTDTEVIPHLIADILTAKNSEKITFLDAVIKAVNRLEGAFAIAVLCADYPNELIVARQQAPLSIGLGQGEFFCASDTPALVPYTQAVLSLENGEIARLTHLGVEIYTFAGERLHKVPRILNWSPTLVEKHVFKHFMLKEIHEQPGVVRDCLQAYLDQEWEGDLEKTLEKSAKKSSEKKTPSPIHLSIPSSWYQDLEQIEILACGTSWHASLVGKYLLEQLAGIPTIVQYASEARYAPTPLRPNTITIGVTQSGETADTLASLAMEQHRRVNARPEYAAKLLGITNRPESSLAQLVPHIIDTRAGIEIGVAATKTFMAQLIAFYLLALDIAWHRQTLPQSRLLEILKDLRQIPAQMEQLLQDQEKHIEELAHDFNETHDFIFLGRGINFPIALEGALKLKEISYIHAEGYPAGEMKHGPIALLDEKVPVVAIAMPGSVYEKVISNAQEAKARDARLIGVMPKEEPEAKETFNDVLGVPCVDEILSPILTVIPLQLLAYHIAARRGLDVDQPRNLAKSVTVE
- a CDS encoding SDR family NAD(P)-dependent oxidoreductase, whose translation is MEPNFQPLNPDNPGVREVMQYMLSRRQFFVLGTGSFVTTLMLSSVTGEAESAPNTDVYSASNSIKSEVKTMDIQPTNPDYFIPNRFQGKTILITGAATGIGSATAIRAAREGANVVGVDRKEKELNQTISKIKGEGHNAIAIVGNVVETALCDRMVTEAVNVFGGINLALNAAGVMDGGDPAQPLNFEGQRNLLPNSIHLATDEYWDAVVATNTTGVFKSMRSELRQMVEQGKGGAIVNIGSIAGLTGLAGNPAYVASKHGVTGLTRNAALDYAPYGIRINSVNMAATDTPMVARAGEFVQASKKSGEGSSMGGLKLQSILSAVDSKNRSATVWEQGAIILFLLSPDASNLTGCTYATDGGWTAY